In Mytilus trossulus isolate FHL-02 chromosome 10, PNRI_Mtr1.1.1.hap1, whole genome shotgun sequence, the DNA window tatggcgaattatttatataaaattgagaatggaaatggggaatgtgtcaaagagacaacaacctgaccatagaaaacaacagcagaaggtcgccaacaggtcttcaatgtatcgAGAAATTCCCCCACCCAGattgtccttcaactggcccctaaacaaatatatgtatgtcTGATTAATGGACTctattaattaatttatattttatgtgtgTACAGTTTTTAGATTTGATACATTAGTTTTGTAGAGTGGAGAGAATAAtgttttcaattcaaaataagaatatatttgcacatttataattagttgtatttggcaaaacttttaggaatgtttggtcctcaatgctcttcaacttccaACGATGGAAGTTTTAATGAACTTGACTGGCTATACCACCATTGCACCTTCGGCAACTTTGtgatttatttggccttttaatttttttttaattcaggcatcactgatgagtcttatgtagaggaAATGTGCATctgatgtaaaaacaaaatttcaatcctggtatctattatgagtttattatgcccaacctacgatagtagaggggcattatgttttctggtctgtgggtccaTTCGTCCATCTGTTcttcccgcttcaggttaaagtttttggtcatggTAGTTTTTGGAGTTAgctgaagtctaatcaacttgatctttttaattttgatgccaaattagatttttttaccaaatttcatggtccattaaACATGCAAAATGAAGATATGAGTTGGGCATtggtgtactttggacacattcttgtttttctatGTATTAGATTCTGGCAATggctaaataaatatttgatcttTTTCAGATAATGCATCCAGGTATTGATGAATATTTCGAAGGATTTGATGGTGCTCAGTATTTACCTAGACCCTGGATGAAGGTCGTCTATCCACACGATTGAGTGGATTCAAACTATTGTATTTTGTGCTATCAGTTTTCACGAAATTTCACTTGACAGTATTGGAATTCATAAATAGAGGAATAACATAGCAAACCAAGTGAGAAAGATAACAATGGCATTattgaaatgataaataatcaaatttattattaattatgcAATGTGATATAATGATTACATGATCAGATGTTCTTCTTTGTGTtggcaaattttattttaaaatagggCAAAAGGGAATTGaaaattgctttttttatttcattttatattttcatggaCTTTTTTAGCATGGCTTTATAAAAGAATGTATATTATAGGAATGATTTTTTCagtgatatgatctttcaatgctacaaaatataagtacatttttatGCATGATTTTGTTCTGATAACTGATGAATGTCAATTATTCAAGGACTGCCATTAGAGCATTTTTTATCagattaaaaacaatgttatatTAGGATAAGGAaaagctaataaaaaaaaattggtatgtATTAACACCAAGAGAGATTTGTTTTCTCAGTATACTGTCCAGAATTGAAGTTCTTTGCAACTGTTTGCCTTTCAATTTATGTATCCGGTAAGTCCTccaatataaaagataaaatttgcatattgaagaacaaatataagattttgtttaaatgcaaaatttcaaCTGTACAAATTCCAGTGTTGAgcaatattaattaaaagtaaaaataagatCTGTTTTTatgaagtatattttttttgacatttttgtttacaaacttaTTTTTCGAAATTAGATGTTGATCATGAATTTAAAAAGGTGGATTACCTGAACAGTTCAAACCTATCAAATGTCATTCATTTGATTGGAATTCAGAAAACTGATAGCCCAAATTACTTCACCCATAAgtctttccatttttttttcactagGTTTTAGTAGTGCATTTGTTTACATACACCATGCTTCTATATTTAgacaaattttctatataattatGAGGCTATGTAAACTAATACTAAAGGACtctcataaaaataaagatggaaACGCAAATGAATTTGTAATTCACAGAAAATTCCACATCATTTCATACTTCTTTGTGGTACTGTTTTTAATTATGTCAGAAAAATCATGAAGAATGTTTGGTGGCATAActaatattgtataataatgtCAGTATCTGTTTGAAGGCAACATATTTTCTATTagatgatttgttttgttccaATGACTTTATATGTTTGTTATATTGGAGGATTGGTGATGAAATAATATCTATATATCCATTATAGATTTGCTCAACAGTGTCATTATTTAaggataatatttttaaaaaaacattgtcaTCCTGCTTAagtattttttgtatgttttctaaaattattttataccaATTTCAAATGGTTTTCTTGTATCAAAGTTAAGAGTTatcttgatatataaaaaattaacattgatatttcaaataccTAAGTTTGATGTAACatagataaaagaaaatattaatggTATGTGTGTATTTAAACAAATGCTGTAAATATCATATATGTTCatacatttatattgaaaatacttttcattgttaattttcaaataaaaatgttattttgttgaCACTTGACTTAGCTTtagttgtttaaaattgacaGGCATTAACATACAGATTTGTATGAATTCAGCTGATCAATTTTTTGTAGCAAATTTAGtagaaaactataaataatagaGATAACCAGGAATTATTACCAATAAGCAGATGATAtctgatatgttccttatgtcgtaactacaatccactTCCCTtatatgaatgtgacctaccttATTggactatttactggatttgttataacatgagcatcccgacgagtgccacatgtggagcaggatcagCTTACCATCCaggagcacctaagatcaccaacagtttttgatggggttcatgttgattattctttggttttctatgttgtgtcatatgtactattgtttgtctatttgtcttttttatttttatccatggcgttgtcagtttctatttgatttatgagtttgactgtccctataGTATCTTTTGCCCCTTGCTAATTGTCAGCTAATAATTATGTGGTTGTCACTAATGCGCAAAACGAacaaatatcttataaagttatcTAACAGAGGCTGCAGCTTGAGAAAATTGAAAGGACAAAACACAACGGACCGATCATGTTAAAACAAGTCACGACAAACAAATATGACCATAGCAAATTGAAAAAGCACTATGTCAACTATGAAAAAACCCAAATAATAACCACTAAACattaataaatatgattatgaatttggacagacacatacagaatgtggcaggaTTAACCCTGGTAATGTGTGTTCATCCTTCTGGTTATCCTAGTGTGTAAAAAAAGCACTGTAACTAACGGTAAAATTTCATTAGAAATGGTTTAATTGTCTCACCAGAGCAACTAGTGTCACAAAAACAACTAACAAACGGACAAAAGACGCAAAGTGCTGATACTGTTTACAGCACACTTTGCATTCGGGTTAAACAACAATACTGGTTTGCGTTcccatatgttttatattaaattcgTACTTATGAATCTTGTTACAAACCACAAGATTGGTAGTTTTACActcgattaaaaaaatatgatctcCGAATCTGAAAGAAATCCATTAGTGAAGgtattatttcacaaataaGTAAGCTGgcattttatgttatttatatttttggcaGTAAATATGTATCTCACtcaaatagcaaaaatgttcaccagacctcaattaaaggCTAATTAGTGACCAAGGTTTAAGTAACATGAttgtagatagatataggaagatgtggtgtgagtgccaatgagacaactctccatccaaataacaatttaaaaagtaaaccattataggttaaagtacggccttcaacacggagccttggctacCAGTTTCTCACAAACCATGAGCAGTAGGTCAGCTATATTTGTCGTATGGGATGATTTGAAGGTATAAATGTCAAGATTGGCAGGTTGCATCTGAcgttaacctcattttcatggtttgtgGGTTGCATTTAAGTTTGTGTCGTTTGGTCTATTCTTAGATTCTTAAAGCAATATGATGTATGAAATGATTGCAAATGGCACATGACGTCTAGCAGGGTCATCTGGCTTTAACATCAGTTTCATGGGtcattggttaatgttaagGTTACCTAGTTTGTTCTTCATCTCagatactatatgcaatagttcaactatgtttggtgtatggaataattgtaatGTCGATATCTGTCTTGttcatttgaattaaatattttcatagttCCTTGGTCAAATATTAAGTTTTTCAGGTTAAATATGTTTCGTAGATACTTAATAGTCCAGCTAAATTTGGAGTATAGAAAATTGTTAGCTGTAAATGTTCTGATGGCAGGTATTATAATTGTGACATTGACCTTATGTCCCGGATTCATTGGTAAATGCCAAGTTTACGTGTTAAGTTCTGTTTCTATAAGCAAAGACTTAACTATTCGTGTTGTATGAATTTATTGGTATGTGTACATATGTTGGTCTGACAGGGTTGATTATTATAAGTTATGTGATGTTTGTTATAAACCTTTATCTGAAAGACTATCAACAGAAAAATGATTGTGATCAGTAAAGCAGACAATACAGCCTGTGTAATCTTGTTTTGTTAATCACGAAACATTCTGtttatttacttctttttttccCAAGCAATTTTTCATATTCCATTTTTATCCCGCGACATAAAAGATCTAACTCATGCTTTGGAATAAACTGTAGGACATTatcattttgtataaaataatttggaATACATCGTTCTTCCAGTCCCTCAATTAGCTGTGTCAAAATGCTTCTTTGTATTATGACCTCCTCTGTTGCTTTTTTGGGCCAGTTGTCAAATTGTGTGAACATAAATTGTTTTATGCAGTAGGAACTGAATTTTTGTATTTCTCCGGGAAATTGTTCTTTCATATTGCAGATATACAACTTGATGAAACGAAAGGCATCTTTCTTGAATGTCGAATCTCCACTGCTGTTAGCATGATTCATTAACATTTTCTCTGCCTTTGCAAATGACAACCGCCATAGCAAATTATTGTCTGGGTGATCTAAAACAATCAAATTGTTCAATTATCTAATATTTTCGATTGAATTGAATTTTCTAACAAATAACtcagaataatttattttatatcgaAGTCAATGACATGCTtacatacatatttatataggATTGAAGAAGTTTCAAAGTATAGCTATCAATATTTAAGTTGTTGTTATTAAACTGTATTGAGACACGGTCTTATAATGATCAGTTTAAGTGTTAACGCCACAATTTAGAAACCAATTTGAACAGTCAGTGTTATTCGATTCCATTCTTACTTGTCCACGCAGAGGAGACAAAATACGTATTTACCCAGTAACGCAGTtatcttaatatataaaattcagTAAACATGGTCAGAAATATTCGAAATACAATTCAACTTCATACACTAATAGGAAATAAAGGGATTGCGTGTCCTTTTTGTTTCAGTCTGATCAGGTTACTGTCTGTATTAGATCTAGAACCGCGATACATCTAATACGCTTACcaaaacctttattttgttaAGGTAGTTTGGatactaaaaaaaagtatttgagtCCAGGCATGATATGATTAAActacaataattaaaatatcctttGTGTGAGATTATCGGCACACAATCTttgtttgtggtttttttttgggggacCCCCCCTCCTATTTATCAAAATGCCATTTATTCAACCAATTTACGTTTGCCTTTTACAGTATAAGAATAAAACATGCCGCTCTTGATATACAgtagttgatttattttttgtttctcaAAACACTATATTCTATAAAGAAAACCAGtatttattgttacaggaaacaaaatatcggaataaaaaaatattcgagCAAAGCGCTTTTTGAGAACACTCCCTGTTCTTCTTATGGGCGCCGTCTTTTATTGATTACTTAACAAATCAAGTTTGTCACAATcgaacaaatattaaaaaattaaaattaaaaagtgcaCCTCAAGATGACTTTGAAACTCGACATTAAGAATATTCAGctataattaaaatttcaagataTACAATCTTTTCAACATACAGATTTGTCTATGGATAATTTTACCATACCttacgcgcgtctggcgtatgttcaaaatttagtcctggtgcctatgatgagtttatttacatcatTACACAAAAAACATTAGAAGGACCCAACTGTTAAAACAtgcaacttttgaaaatttggtatgGTTGCTTCTTCATTCGAAAATTGTGTGTTCTAAGTAtgtaacttattttttttttattaccatgTGGACATTTTTTGCATACTACGTCACAAGATTTCATTGCATTGCGGACAACACTGTCATATGAAATCCATTTAGGATCTATTCGTTTCGCAACTGGAGGCcaacaatcaattttaaaacaggGAACCAAATCTACGTCGATTGCTTTCTTTCCAGGGATTGCATTGAAATCGATTGTGTAGGCAGGACTGTTTCTGGACTTAACTCTCTCTGAAATAATAGGTTAAAAATCcctaaaatatttgtaatgaaaTCTATTGCAACTCGTTTTTCTGAAGAGACATCTTTTGTCGAAATGCATATCTGGTGCAGAGAAATTAGTTGcgtcattttaatatttaaatgactTGTCTTTCGTTTCACGACATTATAAacgattttgtaatttataagtgaaaacattatttatgaTAATCTATGTAATTTGTTTAGCATATATATTGTAAGTCAGTTTCAACGGTTATGTCTCAATCGCCAAAACACCAGAATGGTCAGAAATTAAATATTGGAAGTAGTTAACAAAATCCAGGGCTAAATAAATCGAATCACAGTATCGGTcggtaaaaatatatttctgacGGCATAACAAAACGCTATGAAGAAAAGCAAAAAATACTGATTATAAACTTGGAATAAGATTTCATTTAACACATTAAAGGATAAGCAAAATATTGGAATAAGCTAACTCACTCGTCACTCTTCTACCTTCTCTGATTTTCTGAAGCACACGATCAATCAATCCAAAAACATAAGTCTTATAGGCCCCTGGTGTAACGTAATCATTCCTTGTAACTGTACTATCTAATTCGGAAACTCTTGTTGATACCATTTTAACTTTATAGAAACCAGGAACTGACTTATCATCAAAATCTACAGACACCTGAACATCCGGGTATATCATCAAATCAAACTCATCGGGACTATTCTGAAATAAAGGTTACAAATCAAACTCCTTAGTACTATTCTATAATAAAGGTTACAAATCAAACTCATTAGGACTATTCTGAAATAAAGGTTACAAATCAAACTCATCGGGACTATTCTGAAATAAAGGTTACAAATCAAACTCATCGGGACTATTCTGTAATAAAGGTTACAAATCAAACTCATTAGGACTATTCTGTAATAAAGGTTACAAATCAAACTCATCAGGACTATTCTGAAATAAAGGTTACAAATACAACTCATTAGGACTATTCTGTAATAAAGGTTACAAATCAAACTCATTAGGACTATTCTGTAATAAAGGTTACAAATCAAACTCATTAGGACTATTCTGTAATAAAGGTTACAAATCAAACTCATCAGGACTATTCTGTAATAAAGGTTACAAATCAAACTCATCAGGACTATTCTGTAATAAAGGTTACAAATCAAACTCATTAGGACTATTCTAAAATAAAGGTTACAAATCAAACTCATCAGGACTATTCTGTAATAAAGGTTACAAATCAAACTCATTAGGACTATTCTGTAATAAAGGTTACAAATCAAACTCATAAGGACTATTCTGAAATAAAGGTTACAAATCAAACTCATCAGGACTATTCTGAAATAAAGGTTACAAATCAAACTCATTAGGACTATTCTGAAATAAAGGTTACAAATCAAACTCATTAGGACTATTCTGAAATAAAGGTTACAAATCAAACTCATAAGGACTATTCTGTAATAAAGTTTACAAATCAAACTCATTAGGACTATTCTGTAATAAAGGTTACAAATCAAACTCATCAGGACTATTCTGTAATAAAGGTTACAAATCAAACTCATTAGGACTATTCTGTAATAAAGGTTACAAATCAAACTCATCAGGACTATTCTGTAATAAAGGTTACAAATCAAACTCATTAGGACTATTCTGTAATAAAGGTTACAAATCAAACTCATTAGGACTATTCTGAAATAAAGGTTACAAATCAAACTCATTAGAACTATTCTGAAATAAAGGTTACAA includes these proteins:
- the LOC134687597 gene encoding uncharacterized protein LOC134687597 isoform X2 — protein: MKKCDICFKEFKGDAGIRIHKSKMHKDEPIGGKPKTAVQASNGDHQTQDLKFKCKFCEKKTETENGLRIHHGQIHKGTTYPEPASTDKKGSRTKSVADAHGTTYLEPSSTDKKGIRIKSVPYAHGGNHTDDLQFKCKFCEKTFETERGLKIHHGRVHQAESVAKVELLRSPSVPLDMMVKIDKARVTDQAIDRLSDQSEECKMSKKDASAASEAMNSFTESFLTELNKISKLKWTHFNSGSFYDKTRNSPDEFDLMIYPDVQVSVDFDDKSVPGFYKVKMVSTRVSELDSTVTRNDYVTPGAYKTYVFGLIDRVLQKIREGRRVTKRVKSRNSPAYTIDFNAIPGKKAIDVDLVPCFKIDCWPPVAKRIDPKWISYDSVVRNAMKSCDVVCKKCPHDHPDNNLLWRLSFAKAEKMLMNHANSSGDSTFKKDAFRFIKLYICNMKEQFPGEIQKFSSYCIKQFMFTQFDNWPKKATEEVIIQRSILTQLIEGLEERCIPNYFIQNDNVLQFIPKHELDLLCRGIKMEYEKLLGKKRSK
- the LOC134687597 gene encoding uncharacterized protein LOC134687597 isoform X1, whose translation is MKKCDICFKEFKGDAGIRIHKSKMHKDEPIGGKPKTAVQASNGDHQTQDLKFKCKFCEKKTETENGLRIHHGQIHKGTTYPEPASTDKKGSRTKSVADAHGTTYLEPSSTDKKGIRIKSVPYAHGGNHTDDLQFKCKFCEKTFETERGLKIHHGRVHQDKDFPGHCCKIPNGATAATKDPYAESVAKVELLRSPSVPLDMMVKIDKARVTDQAIDRLSDQSEECKMSKKDASAASEAMNSFTESFLTELNKISKLKWTHFNSGSFYDKTRNSPDEFDLMIYPDVQVSVDFDDKSVPGFYKVKMVSTRVSELDSTVTRNDYVTPGAYKTYVFGLIDRVLQKIREGRRVTKRVKSRNSPAYTIDFNAIPGKKAIDVDLVPCFKIDCWPPVAKRIDPKWISYDSVVRNAMKSCDVVCKKCPHDHPDNNLLWRLSFAKAEKMLMNHANSSGDSTFKKDAFRFIKLYICNMKEQFPGEIQKFSSYCIKQFMFTQFDNWPKKATEEVIIQRSILTQLIEGLEERCIPNYFIQNDNVLQFIPKHELDLLCRGIKMEYEKLLGKKRSK